A region of Trachemys scripta elegans isolate TJP31775 chromosome 24, CAS_Tse_1.0, whole genome shotgun sequence DNA encodes the following proteins:
- the LOC117869868 gene encoding LOW QUALITY PROTEIN: probable G-protein coupled receptor 33 (The sequence of the model RefSeq protein was modified relative to this genomic sequence to represent the inferred CDS: inserted 3 bases in 2 codons) yields the protein MIISIYGLXAFLFREQVGVEHVVDTELRGTNSTRRAVLRRGXRQTDTLLGKHTPSESLHLGTVEQDTTALPPTTMANSSKTTETMKTAHLASAVLLFIAFLVGVVGNGLYLWVLGLKMRRTVTTLWFLHLISCYLLFTLLIPFFAIYILLDFRWVFGMTMCKLLNAFISMGMFSSVFLLTLISLDRYTLTHHPIWSRNHRTMPWAWKLAVGVWLASFGLSTPYLAFRETRVVDGGRIACINNFNISGDWNGAKTQDLGRRVHMAVFIVRFLLGFLMPFCTIVGCYVRVGLKMKEKKLAWAGKPFKVMVAAMVSFFLGWLPYHLYHGLKLYEKEVPESVTGALLVIYTFTSCFNASFSPILYLFVGEKFWKVFKTSLFTLVNAAFVDDLSSSARASSARQGTPVKNTKHEMV from the exons ATGATCATTTCCATTTATGGTT TAGCTTTTCTATTTAGAGAGcaagtgggggtggagcatgTAGTAGACACAGAGTTAAGGGGAACGAATTCAACACGCAGGGCAGTACTGAGGCGGGG CAGACAAACAGACACTTTGCTGGGCAAACACACACCATCCGAGTCTCTGCACCTG GGTACAGTGGAACAAGATACCACGGCACTCCCACCAACCACAATGGCAAATTCCAGCAAAACCACAGAGACCATGAAGACTGCTCACCTGGCCTCTGCTGTGTTGCTCTTCATCGCCTTCCTGGTGGGTGTGGTGGGGAACGGGCTGTACCTGTGGGTGCTGGGGCTGAAGATGAGGAGGACAGTGACCACCCTCTGGTTCCTCCACCTGATCTCCTGCTACCTCCTCTTCACCCTGCTGATCCCCTTCTTTGCCATCTACATCCTCCTGGATTTCCGCTGGGTCTTTGGCATGACAATGTGCAAGCTTCTTAATGCCTTTATTTCCATGGGCATGTTCTCCTCCGTCTTCCTTCTCACACTCATCAGTCTGGACCGCTACACCCTCACTCACCATCCCATTTGGTCCCGGAATCACCGCACCATGCCCTGGGCTTGGAAGCTGGCTGTGGGAGTGTGGCTGGCCTCCTTCGGTCTCAGCACTCCCTACCTGGCTTTCCGGGAGACCCGCGtggtggatgggggcaggatAGCCTGCATCAATAATTTCAACATCTCTGGAGACTGGAATGGAGCCAAGACGCAGGACCTGGGCAGAAGGGTCCACATGGCAGTCTTCATTGTCCGGTTCCTGCTGGGTTTCCTGATGCCCTTCTGCACCATTGTGGGATGCTATGTCCGTGTGGGGCTGAAGATGAAGGAGAAGAAGCTGGCGTGGGCTGGAAAGCCCTTCAAAGTTATGGTGGCTGCGATGGTTTCCTTCTTTCTTGGCTGGCTGCCATACCACCTCTACCACGGCTTGAAGCTCTATGAGAAGGAGGTGCCAGAGTCAGTGACGGGTGCCCTCTTGGTCATTTACACCTTCACGTCCTGCTTCaatgcctccttctcccccatcctTTACCTCTTTGTGGGGGAAAAGTTCTGGAAGGTCTTCAAGACGTCTCTTTTCACTCTGGTCAATGCAGCTTTTGTTGACGATCTCAGCAGCAGTGCCCGTGCGTCTAGTGCAAGACAAGGGACACCAGTCAAGAACACAAAACATGAAATGGTCTGA